DNA from Coffea arabica cultivar ET-39 chromosome 10c, Coffea Arabica ET-39 HiFi, whole genome shotgun sequence:
aacttagtttttactccataaatttcttccttctagtgctagcaagttgtttggtgaactttgtttgaagagcaaaggtgtcctacatccctctttctcttgatttcttggcaagtgttgcttgaacaccctactacctctaataatggtcatatgatgcttagaagtggcatgagtgtgtgaaaatgtgatttatttcttgatttggcttgttatggtgaagtttttattttattgggaatttttctggtttaatatgatcttgatgttgggggcttgtatgatgaattgtaatggttggaaatggctctagtggatgtcaaatgtggttaaatgcaactaattttggatttggatggaaaattggaaagttagggttcttgaagccccaattctgtccggttttagatcactatgttagaggccgaatttgactttgctcaaaacatgaaagttgtaggtattgatgaggttgatgttcctacaaaatttcaggtcatttggattaatgtagaatgagttatgacgaaattactgtagctgttctgctttgagcagaatgcgaaaactgcgatagtaattggctattttgactggaattggtttggattttggagttggtgtcttcttatgaaatgtagctgagtgtcttagctaacatatgcctttggaatttcggcatttggacttgtaaggactgagatataccgattacagttttttgtgttttgcgaacctgttttaggaattctgggttagtatttggcattttcgacctagttaagctaggaactggattgagtggtcttctacattattgtagccctgttccatagcttcgaaacggtgggtcttacacccccaaccgatattcgtaatgagagttgtgccattaccgcataatgagtgtaaaacagttttctatatGGGGGCCATGGCTAAGGCCATTTtcgaatttctggtttgctattatgcacacttatgtatatgaaaccctattggggttgtgtttagcgttgctatatgactcgttatcgagtctcattgtatgtgttatatgttctagggcttgaaggtagtgcacgacggcttggtgatcgtggtacatgaaataccacttacttacttggtgagtatactactcacttacttgttataatgtggctttgtgctatgtgtatttgatgccttgaaggcttatttggttattggaaatgattgaggtgagggtgtacttgatcgccctcacccctcaTGACTTTATTCGTGGCTATtgattgttttactgaaatactgcactggatatatgaaatactgcattccattcatggaaactaatttggtgtcgttggacgagtatccaatggctttactgcatttatgagctcaaccccgcatggtagttaattggatcgagccggcgagggcttggtcgtgaaaattatcatgccacggggactgtactggggaaccttgtggtaatgagacccttggttccggtaaactcgagtattaccaaaaatattactgaatggagtgcgggcccggttggggtatgataggtggaaggaatggaagtaaagtgtagtctacggtttggtacttttaacattgacggagggtcaatggggttggatcaagattacaagcgtggaattgggctcttgagagccgaccgtatccttttactgttttgcttcattgcttatttgtgcactttaaatgaaggttcattcttatatgactttgattgcttattgggtggtataccactgggctttggctcattccgtgttatttgttttccttacagggatataattgcttttgaaaatggactggatagtcaattgccataccgagcttgtaaatgtcttttgtatagctcttgaagtgaaaccctaatgtataacgggttcatttccttttgataggcaaatcgaatgtgtactccttaatgaatagttttggcatgccattatggttgtaaatgttgatttccattgtatatatatgcttggctatggtttagataaatttcggcttccggtttttctttcgttttattttatttcgtgttttgacttgtttgcgcgcgatgttatgttccggaacgttttagattgacgtaaaccgtaccgttagtcctggcgagagctgggcaggcagtccgctaacccctttggttcgccttaggggaaggtggggctgtcacacaataAAAAACCAATTTCTTAGTATTTACATTTTATATTAAACCATGATATTGTTCTGCAGTTCGAAGTATATATAGAACTACTTATGAAGGTATATTTTCTTTTGCCAAGAACAACTGATACAATGTTCTTCAATTATCCTCTAAAATTGATGGTTAGTGAAAAGCCTTTATATTGCCAAATAAaagatttttcagttttattagaATAGATAACTAAAAATATAAAGCCAAGTAAATACAGCAGACATAATTTTTACTTGTTTGTTAATTTGAAATTAAGTTTTAATGGCAAGAGGCTAGTTGTTCTCAAATCATAATTTTCTCTTCCATTTGTTGCaattgaaataccgaaattaagaaatggagtccaaaaaaaaaaaaaaactgaagaaAGAAAGACATTTTTCTCTGATGTTATCTTGTATGGAACTACCATTACTGTTAATTGTTACTTATAGATCTAGCATCAAAGTAGGGCGGtgaaaaatcatttcccttATTGTAGTAACGGGAATTACTAGATGAATCAGTTAGGCTCCTTTGGAAAAACTACACCGGTAAATCTCCTCTTCCGtttcgaccaaaaaaaaaaaaaaaaactcctctTCCGTGATTCTCTAAACACAGTGACTCTATCTCTCCATATTCATGtctattttaatattttctttgaGTTGGGGCTAGTTATCTatgattttttctattttcttatCAACATACTTTGTGATTTTTAAAGGATGTAAAAAGAAAATTGGATGTTTATTCAATTGTCAAGCACCTGACGGTGAGAAACGGAAATACGGGAAATAGAAAGCTCTTCTTCACGAaagtttgttttcaatttttttgtttaattatctgaattttcttatcaacatACTTTGTGATTTTTAAAGGATGTAAAAAGCAAATTGGATCTTTATTCAGTTGTCATGCACCTGACATCGAGAAACGGAATAAACGGGAATAGAAAGCTCTTCTAAACCTTTCGCGTaagtttgttttcaattttctgaATAATTTTGATGTTTTTGGTTCTATTTGTAAGGTATAGGAAAGATATgttttttatctaattttttggtgtttcatttttcattataCGTACTCTTGCTTTTTGCTATGGCTTGAttctgttattttttttttgggtttggtgAGCTCTCTCTTTCTATCCTTTTATGTTAGACGAGTATCTAGGtagatgtttatttattttactgtAATAATATGGTATTTTTGCTCAATTTTATGTAGAAAATTTAAGAATCATTTTATGGAGAGCAGGAGAAACATCTAAAGAACAACCTTATTGCTATTGTACATTCGTTTCCCTCATTTTTAGGAATTTTTGCTATTTGATTGCTGAAGTTTGCTACTCCTCTCCATGAATGTTTTGCCTATTTTGCTATCAAAagtttttttccccttccttTTCATTCCAAGTCCAGGTCCGATACTGtaagttttttcttctttttggttataaagaaacaaaatatttccaatttccttaaaatttttatttactctGAAACTAGTCATTggcttatttatttaattatttgtgATTTCGGAGAAGCTCTGCCAAGGTTGACACGAGAAAGGCTGAATGTGTTCTTATTACAATGAAAGACctattttgatttaaattttaatcaTGTTGTTGTAAGTTTGTAAGATTATTATTTGCTAATAAGCTGATAGAGCTAGAGTGTAGAAGAAAGAATCTGACAAGTGATTCTAAGCTGTGGAAGGGAAAATTTTGTAATGCACAACGACATAGCTTTGATAATCTCATACTGGAAGGATATCAACAGCAGAGTCCAcgctttatttccttttttggtttttcctttttttaattcaaattaatGTTTTAATTGATCACCCTTTTGGCTTTAATTTACATTGGCATAGCACGAATAATCTTGTACTGCAGACTATTGCTAAATTGAAGGAATCCCACCGATTTACATATTCTATTAACCacacaatttagtgagtggcgCTTTTCCTctttgggaaaaaaataaataaagaaagaaggGCTTCATTTTTTGGGAATCTCATAGTTTAATTATCTGGAAATGAGGCAGGAAGATCTCCAGATAGCAGCTTGGTGAGAACCCAAATGAACTTTGGAGTAACTTCTCCTTTGCTGAGCTAGATGTGATTACACCGTACACGGTGGTAACAATAATGAAGAATACTGGTGGTTATCAAAAACCATTGTATAGTGGCATTTCTGATTCTCAAATCGTTATAAATTTTGAGGATGCTAAGGTGGTTTCAATCGAATAATTAAAAGTTGCACCTGAATATATCATGATCAAAACATTGGTGTTTCGTTGAGAATTTCTCTAACTTTATGGTTGTTGATCTTTGGTtgattttgttggaaaaaaaatctcatGGAATTGTGCAAAGTGGCATCAGTTAAAGGATGATGATGTTGCTTTATGAGTCagattttctttggtttctgGAAGTTTTTCTTTTGGCAATTCCTAGTTTGTCATTGATGGCTGCCATTTTATGGTTTCATATTGGTGAGCCACGCAAGTAGGTTGTAGTcagttgtgtgtgtgtgtgtttttagCAATTGCTTGCACAAGTTGTTCACCGTGTTTTCTTCAATCAATACTTGAAgtaagggtccgtttgtttcaggtgaaaatgttttccaggaaaatattttcctaatttcccgtgtttggttgcacaaaagttactgaaaacattttcctatgtaaaatattttcactcatcttatggaaaacaacttcccttccaaacttactgaagttgttttctgaaatgcatgcatcccgcctgtaaTATGTTCCAAAtttactgaaaacatcttgtagtatgttcttttttttttttagtgtaaacaggaggatTCGAACCCAAGACCTTTTCCTTACATTctctcccccgtaccacccaacccaacccaaccctccccctagtatattcaaaattaaaaaaaaaaaacttcatccTGCTCAttctatgctagtaattaattatgtataataagaacattcttttctagagaaactttcagcagtgagagtgcaagatatatgtcacaataagcattgcatgtgattgatatttgacaccaagtggccagcaatttgtttattgcttaaggagatattttttattcatatatacatttctccaagatttttttaaagttaaacaatgagataagttttcttattttacatgggaagaagtatgtagttataatgtgtagaaagtaaagatagagataaaagtgaaaatatttcaaaagttaaacaaacaccagaaaaatgaagtaagaaaatattttcaataaactaaccaaacacctgaaaatgatgaaagggaaatgattttcatggaaaattatttccacggaaaatattttcccaaggaaaacattttacttccaaccaaacagaccctaaatgATTTTCAATTgtcttttcagtttttttttttctcatataACCCAAAAGCTTTCCTGTTTTCCTTTCTAAATGCAGCCTCACTTTTTACCATGTGATCATCCTTTCTTTCTAAATCCGATCTTATTTCATGAAGCGAAAGGCTACATAACCTCTTTTAAATTTGTTCACTGATCCACTATGTTAGTGCCATTTTTTAAATATAgcgatctttttttttctcatttttatttatttacatattattgttttcattttctcttttactaattgaagaaagaagtttcCTGCATGCTATCACAAACTTTGACCGCAAACAACCTGTTTTATCAACTTCTGGAAGCCTCTTACAGGGACTTCCAGACACTTTTGGATACGTTGGAGTTCCAGGAAAATGAGttcatgaattttcaattgAGGCGACTATTAATACCGGCATCATttttgaagggaaaaaaaaagaggaaacagATAGTAGCGATAATGCGATCGTATCATAATTTATTACACGTTTCACAACTCTGAACTTTTTAGGTTCACCGTGTTGTCATTCGCGTTTCGTACTTCTCACGGATgtaaacaaaagacagattggaAAAGTAAGACATGAGAATTGATTAACTTTTCCAACTTCTTTGAACTTCCCTGCATACTTTAGCCCAATTCACTATCAATTTGAAAGATTTTAACTCCGTTTGAATtagttatttttgaaaatattttattataataatatatatatatatttttaaattgtagatatattttttatgttgacagaatttttaaaatatattttaaaatatcttttaaaattaaaagttaCCTTTTAAAACTACGTCAGAATCATAGTTGGACAGCTCAGGCTTGTTGACAAACCTGAAATTCTCTGGTAGTTAAGATAAAACTGACATGGAACCACTGACAGTTACAAAGACAAGTGGCATAAACTCAAGGGTGTATCGAGAAAACTTCATAACGGAAAGGGGGCCGGGTCCACTTGCGTGCTTGTTGGAACTTGATAAGTCAAGACTCCAATTGCCACATATAATAGGCTGTATGAATCATCTACGGCAGAGTTATGAACTGATGTATATGTATCATGGATTAAACGGTCCTCATCACTGTCGTATTCTTAGTTATTCCAAATCCCTTCAACCATGTGCAATTTTACTCCAATCAAATGTACCTGTTGGTCTTGGTCAATACCCTGGTTTGATTTGAATTAACAACCAGAACTAAGAGAGTTGAATATTAAGAGTTCCACTGTGATCAACTTcctgaattttcttttttttttttctttgtttgcttcGTAGAAATGATAACTTCGTCCTTAAAATCTGCAGCGAGCAAATACATCAAATGAAACATGacataaatacatatatatctgaaaatcaataattacaattgagctgaaaaatcAATTCAAATAAATAGATAACATCGAAGGTTGAGTATATCATCTTTCATCTAAATGAATCATTTTTAACCCAATAGGTCTATATATGTCTTTTAACAATTAGATGTAACTAAAAATTGGTTCAAgttcaaagaaaaatttaaatctaaaaataataaatgaagAAATTATAGATttataaaatctcaaatttctTATAAAGATTCAATAACTAAAAAGAAATAACTTAGGAGAAAATAAAACTCTCACTAGAATAATCTAAAAAAGAAGGAACTCTCATTATGAGATTCTAAGGGAGAAGAATTTCGcacttgaaaatcctagaaaagaACTTATTTAAACAAAGAAACCTAAAAGCTAGAGAGAGGATTCCTCTCCCAGGGGAAATACCATATTTTTCTGGTCTCTTTCCCATGAAAAAATTTGGAGGGGATTTTGATTAGATTAGTTCTAGAGAGAAGCAGAGAAGCACACGATACTAACTTCCAAGAAATTAAAAGCCCAAAAAAGCACATTGGATCAACTCCTTAAAATCTAAATTAAAACTTGAAGTGATCAATCACCttaggattaattttttttttaaaaaaaaagctatATTATGTGTCAAATTTTTAGGATTAAAAATTGAAGTGATCAATTTAAATTAACTTGTCTGATTAACTTTCATAATTCCAACAATTTTCTGAagattcataaaaaaaaaaaaaaaaactcagctTCAAAAACAAGTTATTTTGGCGTACtcaatttgaaaatttcaatgtTGCATAAATATCATTTACCTAATATAAGTGGAGCTGACAATTTCTTCCAACCATATAAAAATCACTCTGGGTTATTGTCGTGCATAAACAATATGTAactttaaaatttcaaaatgtcACTTCAATAAAGTGGCTATTCTTTGTGCTGAaggaaatatattaaaaaaaattaaattattaagCCGGTGATGAGCTTCTTTTCGTTTCCGAGCTATTTGAATTGGACAAAATTAAATTTCTCGAGCCAAGGAAAATGAGAACCTTTACAAGACCAACTTCTTGCTCGTTCGACTTTGAAAATCACAGATTTCTTCGAAACTCACAGAATTCATTCCCTATAAAATGCATCCCCAACTCTCTGACAAACTAACCATTTGAGCACTTGAAGGAAGTCTGAAAAAACCTCCAAAATCGCCTCCCATGGATGTCAAAGTAGAAACTCCAGCATCTCCACCAACCAGCGGTGGCGATGCAAAAACTCCCCTTTTAGCCTCCCAAAAACCAGATTCAACCACCACTCCCCAAACCAATCAAAACACTTCAATCCGGCAAGCAATCTGTTCAACATTCAAGGGCACAGCCTACCTCGCTAGCCGTCTTCCTGCAGGAACAGTCCTTGCTTTTCGGCTCTTATCTCCAATACTTTCCAATCAAGGCGATTGCGACGTAGCTTTCAAAACCATGACAGCTGTTCTCTTGGCTCTGTGTGCGCTTTCGTGCTTCATTCTTAGCTTTACAGACAGTTTCAAGGATGGAAAGGGTAACGTTTTCTTCGGTTTTGCGACATTCAAGGGCTTCTATCCTATTGATAGAACTGTGACCATTTCCCCTGAAGAAGCTGCAAAGAAAAAGATAGGTCCATTGGATTTCTTGCATGGGTTTTTGTCACTGTTGGTTTTTGCGTCTATTGCACTTCTTGACAAAAATATTGTTGACTGCTTTTATCCCACGCCTTCAGTTGAAATCAAAGAGATCATTTCGGTGTTGCCTGTTGCAAATGGGGTGGTCTGCAGTATTTTATTTGTTGCATTTCCCACACAAAGGCATGGAATTGGCTTTGGTGCTGACCCAGATGGTGTCAAATCTTCGTAAACAAACAGATTGGCTTCGGGAAATTTGCCTAGATTATTGTTTTCCATTTCAATTATATCTCCAATTATTATTGTCAATATGTTTTTGAATGATGAATAAATGTTGCTCTCCACAATTGGAAAATATTGTATTCACCAATTTTTTCTTGATTCttttatagtaaaatataaCCAAAACTACAAAAGTTTCTCACACTCTGGTCCAAATATTTTAAAGCTGTTATTCAAAGTTTATTGTGATAAATTCAATAAAGCCTTAATATCATAAGTCCCATATGACAAAAGAACAAGTACAGCTCGAAAGTAAACTTGTTGATCTTGGATTCTAATATTAACTCAAAATTTGTATGTCTTCTATCTTTAAAGAAATCGTTGAAGCTTGAAGGTAATTTTAGGGCAATGGATAACTACTAGTTTTTgcttcattctttattctttttcccCCATCCTAGATAATGTCATTAAGTTGATATTTGATCTGCCGGATTATGTTTGTCAGGAGAAAAAGTCAATATGTTCCCAATAATCCTCCTCTAGTATTAGTTTCTTAgtgaaaagaaagcaaagtTACTTATTTTAACGGACTTTCCTATGCTTTATAAAATTTTGCGTACTTAAATTGACAACATACGGAGAACAGAAAGTTAGTTAAGAATAAACTATTTATaagtatttgttttatttgagaTACCTCGTAAGAAAATCcgaatttctttttgttttgtttagctTTCAATTTCTTCACTACTCGTTGGTTTTATTTGTCTTCTCTTGAAACCAATAACTTGCATAGCCTGGAATAAAACATGGGCATAAGTTGCAACTCATAAATGAAATGGAAACTCGCACCATTCATCCTCACATATCGAGTCTGTAGAATTATAGTCCCTAGCATATTAAATGTGCTTCTGTTTTGTCCTCCGATGCCTTTTTAGGTCAATTTTGACTAAATGAGCCATGGACCCCTCACTTTAAAGGGGTAAATTGAAAAGTCACTTATTGCATTGATGCAAATATAAAGGATCAATTTATTCAATCAAAGCACTTGAAAATTTGGATTATATACCTGTGGCTACTCATTTACATATTAACGTAATGCCCAACCAAGTCAAATAATAAATGTCGAACTAATAAATACTCGTttcgtcccactttgatagttctgattcttttttcacacagtttaataaAAAgcagttaattttgttggaacaatcaatttaagTAGTCATtcttctaaaataccctcacattaattagagtacaactttatgggaatttgaattgatggtaaaaaaagaatcaactctcattaaataggGTAGGTTTATaataacaacaacttacattgaataaaggtattttaggaaaattaaaatacaactacatgtttcaattgaaaagtggactacaatttgggacagacgaaaaaggaaataaaaagcagttaattttgttggaacaatcaatttaggtagccattcttctaaaataccctcacattaattagagtacaactttatgggaacttgaattgatggtaaaaaaagaatcaactctcattaaataggGTAGGTTTATaataacaacaacttacattgaataaaggtattttaggaaaattaaaatacaactacatgtttcaattgaaaagtggactacaatttgggacagacgaaaacggaaaacaggactatcaaagtgggacggagggagtataaaaTAGCCAGTTTAGATTTTAATACCTAAATGTCctttaaaaaaatctaaatcccttagctttctctctttctgctaacaaaagttataaaaaaaatttccgcacctaaataaaaaaatttgtaaaaacttcaaattcaaacaataaaatcaaattaaccaacTTGAAATTATAGATGCGGACAAATAAATCTATTTCAATGGTGGTGGAGCTTGGCTGAGTTCTCTTCTTCCTTCCAAGGAATTTTCAATTGCTTTGTGGGTGGTCGTGGTGGCAGTGGCGACAGCGGCATGAGAGGAGATGTAGGAGTGGAATTGGCCACAAGATTTTACAAGAAGATTTCAATTTAAAAATTAGGTCACGAGAAAAGGAATTTGGGGTGGATGCAGCAAAATCACAAGGTAAAGAAAAATTGTATTTAGCTGATTGGTACTCGAGAATCCAATAGGAGAATTCAATGGAGAATGTGAGGTAAAGGCGTTAAGCCCTCAATTGGGTGGTCCTCCAATTCCTTGCAAATCAAAAACCTCAGCCTTCCcttatattttttgtttttgtttgtgggATTTGAAATCATCCTGTGCTTCAGCCTCCATATATCTCTTCTCAACTCTCTATGGAACGGGAGAAAATATCTTGGTTTTGCTTGGAGGATCCGATGTGATTTCACCCTTTCTTGAGTATATcatgaaaaaagggaaaaaaaataactaaaattaggaaatcagaattttatacACTGTTTGGTATTTAAGTCCAACTTAATGATGTGGCTAGTCTTTGTCCAAGGAATCAACCACTGGTCCTCTGCGTTTGGGTCAATCCAATAAGTGACTTGCTTACCCTTTAAATATAGAGCACATGATGGGTCAATGACTCGTTCCGACCAAAATTGACCGGAAAAGATATCAAAGGACAAGACGAGCAATTTTATATGCTAGAGATTAAAACTAATCGTTTTTATTTTGGATGACTACAATTTCACTTACACAATATGTAAGCAATGATTGGTGCAATTTTCTCTAAATGAAATGGTAAATGCGCAAAATTTTCAACTATGAACCCAAACAACCTTTCACGCCCAAGGCCAAAATTAGGCCTGGTAGATGGAAAAACAATTTTTGTGGGATACATGTGTTTTATAGCAAAAATGTTGTTTATAACAAAACGTTATATGTCTATACTACAAGTTCTCCTTGCCTTTGAATCATATATGTTACGTGCTAAaatcaatgttttgaaaatcggatccgaccggccggttcgatcggttgaaccgcgaaccggccatagCATCGGTCCGATTCTATGCCATTGTTGACTTTGGCAGAAAATCGGTCAAAACCCAGTTGAACTATGAAAATCATCGAACCGGATTGAACCAGCGGTTTTCCGGTTTTCaactttcccctttttttttttaaagttttgcaAAATACAActatcaagattcgaactcaagacctttgtaatagaagactAATGTATTAACCGTTacaccatcacatcttattagttttttatataacttatttatataaaaaaaatattcatttttcttataaaatctcattttctcatggctctttctttttaatcttcaactctctttctctctctctctctctctctctctctatcctcttttcttttatcactccttttttaatcaaacctctttatttttaatttattgatgttttcttccatcttttaattttgtttttgtccattaaattgaaaaaaattaaaaaagaattatttttctttaacccaaattatttaatgccacaaccactcacttttatcttattttttgtttcttatcaagtttacatttctatttttgattctcttgacttccttcgaattccaaacttccttttttaaattgcaatctctaaatcccaaaacgtaaattaaaatttaagttcacaatg
Protein-coding regions in this window:
- the LOC140016227 gene encoding protein DMP6-like, which gives rise to MDVKVETPASPPTSGGDAKTPLLASQKPDSTTTPQTNQNTSIRQAICSTFKGTAYLASRLPAGTVLAFRLLSPILSNQGDCDVAFKTMTAVLLALCALSCFILSFTDSFKDGKGNVFFGFATFKGFYPIDRTVTISPEEAAKKKIGPLDFLHGFLSLLVFASIALLDKNIVDCFYPTPSVEIKEIISVLPVANGVVCSILFVAFPTQRHGIGFGADPDGVKSS